The following proteins are co-located in the Streptomyces sp. DT2A-34 genome:
- a CDS encoding dihydrofolate reductase family protein, translating into MAQLLRVQNFNVSSDGIGAGEDQSLESPFGHAVDPARLFAWAGATASWPMRTDPGGSRGLDDYFTRDYARNIGAEIMGRNKFGPQRGPWQDHEWRGWWGDEPPFRTPVFVMTHHKRPSFTLSDTTFHFVDSDPATVLEQAREAAQGKDLRLGGGVTTIREFLDADLVDTLHVAVSPVKLGSGLRLWESPDELRDRFHLEVVPSPSGVTHHLFWRK; encoded by the coding sequence GTGGCTCAGCTATTGAGGGTCCAGAACTTCAACGTCTCGAGTGACGGCATCGGTGCCGGTGAGGACCAGAGCCTTGAGAGTCCGTTCGGCCACGCCGTCGACCCGGCGAGGCTGTTCGCCTGGGCCGGCGCCACGGCGAGCTGGCCCATGCGCACCGACCCCGGGGGAAGCCGGGGCCTCGACGACTACTTCACCCGGGACTACGCCCGCAACATCGGCGCCGAGATCATGGGCCGCAACAAGTTCGGGCCCCAGCGCGGGCCATGGCAGGACCATGAGTGGCGCGGGTGGTGGGGGGACGAGCCCCCGTTCCGCACTCCGGTGTTCGTCATGACGCACCACAAGCGTCCTTCGTTCACGCTCTCCGACACCACGTTCCACTTCGTCGACAGCGACCCGGCCACGGTCCTCGAACAGGCGCGGGAGGCGGCGCAGGGCAAGGACCTCCGGCTCGGCGGCGGGGTCACCACCATCCGGGAGTTCCTCGACGCCGACCTCGTCGACACCCTGCATGTGGCGGTCTCGCCGGTGAAGCTCGGGTCCGGACTACGGCTCTGGGAGTCCCCCGATGAGCTGCGCGACCGGTTCCACCTGGAGGTCGTGCCCAGCCCGAGCGGCGTGACGCACCACCTGTTCTGGCGAAAGTGA
- a CDS encoding phosphopantetheine-binding protein, with product MSMDPKTVVHGILAEDLEVDPAEITDSALLRTLELDSLAIAELIVRIKEETGVDLGGEETRIADLTVGDVVSLAGSGLEAA from the coding sequence ATGAGCATGGACCCGAAGACTGTCGTGCACGGGATCCTGGCCGAAGACCTGGAAGTGGACCCCGCGGAGATCACGGACAGCGCCCTGTTGCGCACCCTCGAACTGGATTCCCTCGCCATCGCCGAACTCATCGTCAGGATCAAAGAAGAGACGGGGGTGGATCTCGGCGGCGAGGAGACCCGGATAGCGGACCTCACGGTCGGGGACGTCGTCTCGCTGGCCGGCTCGGGGCTGGAAGCGGCGTGA
- a CDS encoding beta-ketoacyl-[acyl-carrier-protein] synthase family protein, which translates to MTEGPVAITGAGLVTPAGTDSDTTWEALCAARSLESGDPEPLAGTGAWHSLRVPPLRPGQLTGRGTARTDPFIRFALAAVDEALVQAGLDPRSWDGSRVGIVVGCAFSGVTTLEEQHRRLDRHGPEMVSPYLHPRSLINMAAGTLSVRYGITGPSHTVAAACASGASALGLGKTLLDAGVCDTVIACGTDSAVTPLVVSGFARMGALSEHKGPDASRPFAADRDGFVISEGAAAVVMEKPAKARARGADVLGRLLGYGSTSDAHHPTSPRPDGAGAAAAVEQALAAARMTARDVTTVNAHGTSTPQNDQTEARLIARLFPHGPSVTANKGLLGHTLGAAGAIEAVLTLRSLRSGTLPPIAHTERADPDLPELDLVLGSARSHGGTVAVSTSFGFGGSNCALVLDA; encoded by the coding sequence GTGACCGAAGGACCCGTCGCCATCACGGGTGCCGGCCTGGTGACCCCGGCGGGCACCGACTCCGACACGACCTGGGAGGCGCTGTGCGCGGCCAGGTCCCTGGAGTCCGGTGACCCGGAGCCGCTGGCCGGCACCGGGGCGTGGCACAGCCTGCGCGTGCCGCCCCTGCGGCCGGGGCAGCTCACCGGGCGCGGCACCGCCCGTACCGACCCCTTCATCCGGTTCGCCCTGGCGGCGGTGGACGAGGCGTTGGTCCAGGCGGGGCTCGACCCGCGGAGCTGGGACGGCAGCCGGGTCGGCATCGTGGTGGGGTGCGCCTTCAGCGGGGTCACCACGCTGGAGGAGCAGCACCGGCGGCTCGACCGCCACGGCCCCGAGATGGTCTCGCCGTATCTGCACCCCCGGTCACTGATCAACATGGCGGCGGGCACCCTCAGCGTGCGGTACGGGATCACCGGGCCCAGCCACACGGTGGCGGCCGCCTGCGCGTCGGGCGCCTCGGCGCTCGGCCTCGGCAAGACCTTGCTGGACGCCGGGGTCTGCGACACGGTCATCGCCTGCGGCACGGACTCGGCCGTCACCCCCCTCGTGGTCTCCGGATTCGCCCGCATGGGCGCGCTCTCCGAGCACAAGGGTCCCGACGCGTCACGGCCGTTCGCCGCGGACCGCGACGGCTTCGTCATCTCCGAGGGCGCGGCGGCCGTCGTCATGGAGAAGCCGGCGAAGGCCCGCGCCCGGGGCGCCGACGTACTCGGCCGGCTCCTCGGCTACGGCAGCACGTCCGACGCCCACCACCCCACGTCCCCCCGCCCCGACGGGGCGGGCGCCGCGGCCGCCGTGGAACAGGCGCTGGCCGCGGCCCGCATGACAGCGCGGGACGTCACGACCGTCAACGCGCACGGCACCTCGACACCGCAGAACGACCAGACGGAGGCCCGGCTCATCGCCCGCCTCTTCCCCCACGGACCGTCCGTCACCGCGAACAAGGGGCTGCTCGGCCACACCCTCGGCGCGGCCGGCGCCATCGAGGCCGTGCTGACCCTGCGCAGCCTCCGCAGCGGCACCCTGCCGCCGATCGCGCACACGGAGCGGGCCGACCCCGACCTGCCCGAACTGGACCTGGTCCTCGGCAGCGCGCGCAGCCACGGCGGGACCGTCGCCGTGAGCACCTCCTTCGGATTCGGGGGCAGCAACTGCGCGCTGGTGCTGGACGCCTGA